One stretch of Deinococcus radiopugnans ATCC 19172 DNA includes these proteins:
- a CDS encoding phospholipase D-like domain-containing protein → MGMGTLLFLRVFGAVALLGVLLTLGAGVGASQLAPNAPPLTLLSGPLSPPDLAALDGLGRAEAGGPVDPDCPEPQAPLDRVLYDHLRGQGAALSCGNAFVGLTHFPNDDSGLSGQAPDPMGGFAVMARQIEGAKHEVLLANMLWDDGATSPGVLLAHAVAQLRASVAQHPERYPQGVTVRLMFGNSVRLDALLDPSSSVYSAARQLLEAGVPLSNDSVPGFTLELANYTYAYPHNHLKLLVIDGQETAAGGVNISFFHLPASTPGGLDLTDLLLTLRGPVARHTVAAFRDSWLLSRRLQCGQDVSVAALRRGCALVDAAEPYPLFYTAPPRPAGTSRAYGLYRRAGYETQDAALPALFAAAGTSIDLMQSQVSGTMQCSLSLTAPGGCPFPQEILPVWQAIVGAIRDRGVRVRLVLDYDPLLQVEPLSLLSSLWAQLRPLGLEDHLQVRWSGTAGGMHTKAALVDDAMLAVGSLNLHFSSFGSRGLNEYTLATSDPAALKAGRQDFDFEWARSKPFELPYWLRP, encoded by the coding sequence ATGGGTATGGGCACACTGCTGTTTCTACGGGTCTTCGGCGCGGTGGCGCTGCTGGGGGTGCTGCTGACGCTGGGCGCGGGCGTCGGGGCCTCTCAACTGGCGCCGAACGCGCCGCCGCTGACCCTGCTGAGCGGTCCGCTGTCGCCCCCCGATCTGGCCGCGCTGGACGGCCTGGGCCGCGCGGAGGCCGGGGGACCGGTGGACCCCGACTGCCCCGAACCGCAGGCTCCGCTGGACCGCGTGCTGTACGACCACCTGCGCGGTCAGGGGGCGGCCCTGAGTTGCGGCAACGCCTTTGTGGGGCTGACCCACTTTCCCAACGACGACTCGGGCCTGAGCGGCCAGGCGCCGGACCCGATGGGCGGCTTTGCCGTGATGGCCCGCCAGATCGAGGGCGCCAAGCACGAGGTTCTGCTGGCGAACATGCTGTGGGACGACGGGGCCACCTCCCCCGGCGTGCTGCTGGCCCACGCCGTCGCCCAGTTGAGGGCGTCGGTGGCCCAGCACCCCGAACGCTACCCGCAGGGCGTGACCGTGCGGCTGATGTTCGGCAACAGCGTGCGCCTGGACGCCCTGCTGGACCCCAGCAGCAGCGTTTACAGCGCCGCGCGGCAGCTGCTGGAGGCCGGGGTGCCGCTCTCGAACGATTCGGTGCCGGGCTTCACGCTGGAACTGGCCAACTACACCTACGCCTACCCCCACAACCACCTCAAGCTGCTGGTGATCGACGGGCAGGAAACGGCGGCGGGGGGGGTCAATATCAGTTTCTTTCACCTGCCGGCCAGCACCCCCGGCGGCCTGGACCTGACCGATCTGCTGCTGACGCTGCGGGGGCCGGTGGCCCGACACACCGTGGCCGCCTTCCGCGATTCGTGGCTGTTGAGCCGCCGGCTGCAGTGCGGGCAGGACGTGAGCGTCGCCGCGCTGCGCCGGGGCTGCGCGCTGGTGGACGCCGCCGAGCCCTACCCGCTGTTTTACACGGCCCCGCCCCGCCCTGCCGGGACTTCGCGGGCCTACGGCCTGTACCGCCGCGCCGGCTACGAGACGCAGGACGCGGCGCTGCCCGCCCTGTTTGCCGCCGCCGGGACCAGCATCGACCTGATGCAGTCGCAAGTCAGCGGGACGATGCAGTGCAGCCTGAGCCTGACCGCGCCGGGAGGCTGTCCCTTTCCGCAGGAGATACTGCCGGTGTGGCAGGCCATCGTCGGGGCGATCCGGGACCGGGGCGTGCGCGTGCGGCTGGTGCTGGACTATGACCCGCTGCTGCAGGTCGAGCCTCTCTCGCTGCTGTCCAGCCTGTGGGCGCAGCTCAGGCCGCTGGGCCTCGAAGACCACCTGCAGGTCCGCTGGTCCGGCACGGCGGGCGGCATGCACACCAAGGCCGCGCTGGTGGACGACGCGATGCTGGCGGTCGGCAGCCTGAACCTGCATTTCTCCTCGTTCGGAAGCCGGGGCTTAAACGAGTACACGCTGGCGACCAGCGATCCCGCCGCCCTGAAAGCGGGCCGGCAGGACTTCGATTTCGAGTGGGCGCGGAGCAAACCCTTCGAACTGCCGTACTGGCTGCGCCCCTGA
- a CDS encoding MOSC domain-containing protein, whose amino-acid sequence MTAPDCQVHSVNVGQPSAVQIGPRPHVSGIDKRPQPGRVLVSVNGLAGDHVVDTRNHGGPDQAVYLYTREDYAHWEALLGRALPPGCFGENLLVSGLESADMRVGDVLDIGGVGGVRLEVTAPRIPCATLAAHVGDRDFVRQFVAVARPGFYTRVLRGGEVGPGDAVRLIPGSANAPSIGDLFALWYDAAPDPARLEQYLNFPLAVRVRARVQRRLAEARGALSP is encoded by the coding sequence ATGACCGCCCCCGATTGTCAGGTCCACAGCGTCAACGTCGGCCAGCCCAGCGCCGTTCAGATCGGCCCGCGCCCGCACGTCAGCGGCATCGACAAGCGGCCACAGCCGGGGCGCGTGCTGGTCAGCGTGAATGGTCTGGCCGGGGACCACGTGGTGGACACCAGGAATCATGGCGGCCCCGATCAGGCTGTCTACCTCTACACCCGCGAGGATTACGCCCACTGGGAAGCCCTGCTGGGGCGCGCGCTGCCGCCCGGTTGCTTTGGCGAGAACCTGCTGGTCAGTGGCCTGGAATCCGCCGACATGCGCGTGGGGGACGTGCTGGACATCGGGGGGGTGGGCGGCGTGCGGCTGGAAGTCACCGCGCCGCGCATTCCCTGCGCCACGCTGGCGGCCCATGTCGGCGATCGGGATTTTGTCCGGCAGTTCGTGGCGGTGGCCCGCCCCGGTTTCTACACCCGCGTGCTGCGCGGCGGTGAGGTGGGGCCGGGCGACGCCGTGCGCCTCATCCCTGGTTCGGCGAACGCCCCCAGCATCGGCGACCTGTTTGCGCTGTGGTACGACGCGGCCCCCGATCCGGCACGGCTGGAGCAGTACCTGAATTTTCCGCTGGCCGTGCGCGTGCGCGCCAGGGTGCAGCGGCGACTGGCCGAGGCGCGTGGGGCGCTCAGTCCGTGA
- a CDS encoding bleomycin resistance protein, protein MSDQNVSHVPVEEWAALVPELMVSDLARSLDVYTRLFGFTLNYTRPGFAYLSLGRLQWMLEQVHDKAWMTGPLTPPYGRGINFQMQVPDVRAIYDRLLAEKYPIFVPLGTTVYLEGETEHRQREFLVQDPDGYLLRFTD, encoded by the coding sequence ATGAGCGATCAAAACGTTTCGCACGTCCCGGTGGAGGAATGGGCGGCGCTGGTGCCAGAGCTGATGGTGAGCGATCTGGCCCGCAGTCTGGACGTCTACACCCGGCTGTTTGGCTTCACCCTCAACTACACCCGCCCCGGTTTCGCCTACCTGAGCCTAGGCCGTCTTCAGTGGATGCTGGAACAGGTCCATGACAAGGCGTGGATGACTGGCCCGCTGACACCGCCCTACGGACGCGGCATCAACTTCCAGATGCAGGTGCCAGACGTGCGGGCGATCTATGACCGCCTGCTGGCCGAGAAGTACCCCATTTTCGTGCCGCTTGGCACCACGGTGTACTTGGAGGGCGAGACCGAACACCGGCAGCGTGAATTTCTGGTGCAGGACCCGGACGGCTACCTGCTGCGCTTCACGGACTGA
- the recO gene encoding DNA repair protein RecO: protein MKSRSVNRSGIVIRRRVLPSGDIIVTLLTPQGKVKAIARGGVRGPLASRLNLFHHVGVQTYQTPNNDLGTVKQAVLEGALPTLAEPERHAFAHLMAEFADALFQEGEFSEQAFELFAAALRGVARQPDPEWVALVMSYKLLGLAGIVPQTARCARCGAADPEHPDPLGGQMLCAACASLSAYPPQSLDFLRGVVRRTVRANMDAPVPPAERPALWRALERFVTVQVGGVHSWRQLVPSTPEMTAVETVS, encoded by the coding sequence ATGAAAAGCCGCAGCGTCAATCGCAGCGGCATCGTGATTCGCCGCCGGGTGCTGCCGTCCGGCGACATCATCGTGACGCTGCTGACCCCGCAGGGCAAGGTCAAGGCGATTGCTCGCGGCGGGGTGCGCGGGCCGCTGGCCAGCCGCCTGAATCTGTTTCATCACGTCGGGGTCCAGACCTACCAGACCCCCAACAACGACCTGGGCACCGTCAAGCAGGCGGTGCTGGAGGGCGCCCTGCCCACGCTGGCCGAGCCGGAGCGGCACGCCTTCGCGCACCTGATGGCCGAATTTGCCGACGCGCTGTTTCAGGAGGGAGAATTCAGCGAGCAGGCCTTCGAGCTGTTCGCGGCGGCCCTGCGCGGGGTGGCGCGGCAGCCGGATCCCGAATGGGTGGCGCTGGTGATGAGCTACAAACTGCTGGGACTGGCGGGCATCGTGCCGCAGACGGCCCGCTGCGCCCGCTGCGGCGCGGCGGACCCCGAACATCCGGACCCGCTGGGCGGCCAGATGCTGTGCGCGGCCTGCGCCAGCCTGAGCGCCTACCCGCCCCAGTCGCTGGACTTTCTGCGCGGAGTGGTGCGCCGCACGGTGCGGGCCAACATGGACGCCCCGGTGCCGCCCGCCGAACGCCCGGCCCTGTGGCGTGCGCTGGAACGCTTCGTGACCGTGCAGGTCGGCGGCGTCCACAGCTGGCGGCAGCTGGTGCCCAGCACGCCGGAAATGACCGCCGTGGAAACGGTGTCTTAA
- a CDS encoding sensor histidine kinase: protein MSSEPFHPLQQALADAQQQIRVLSTFVALTQAASQTSDLETLARHAQEALQANLPGLQAAFYRRVGGRWVAQVTTAGLPEALQAVLQQGLSLETPSFVQAVDAGEPIFFDDWSAREQQIPLAEGFRSVALAPYFRGGQPHAMLTVAFGRAEAWTEQRRQLFISVHQALLSAQQREIQSDFEERELGLQAFVKLTEAIGVGTDHLEAAQRAHDLLLELLPGWSFGYYELQGDLWKALLADVPDPTLRQLLYDGLPADTPGFQAAVQAGGPVFFDHWNAAEQGFAHTEAYGVAAFYPYLRRGRPVAMFVIGSQHERVWKSQDRGVFEAVGRSLELALERSWAAAELEHSYRLLQRSNLELKAANQELEAFAYSASHDLRTPVRHVKGFTELIRRALNGGHPEKAARPLEVLDEAADQMTRMIDAMLDLSRSTRQPLLRQDVALGQLVQDARQDVLDELEGRQIEWRLGALPTVRGDRATLRQVMTNLLSNAVKFTRRREHPVIEVWTDEDEAGWTVSVRDNGAGFDPAYQAKLFGPFQRLHLQKDFEGTGIGLATVRRIILRHGGRVAASSAPGQGATFSFTLPREVHGEPEEDPLALGG from the coding sequence TTGTCGTCTGAGCCCTTCCACCCACTCCAGCAGGCCCTGGCCGATGCCCAGCAGCAGATCCGGGTGCTGTCTACCTTCGTCGCGCTGACACAGGCGGCCTCCCAGACCTCCGATCTGGAAACGCTGGCCCGGCACGCCCAGGAGGCCTTGCAGGCCAATCTCCCTGGGTTGCAGGCGGCCTTTTACCGGCGGGTGGGCGGGCGCTGGGTGGCGCAGGTGACGACGGCGGGCCTTCCGGAGGCGTTGCAGGCCGTTCTTCAACAAGGCCTGTCCCTGGAAACCCCGAGTTTCGTGCAGGCGGTCGACGCCGGGGAGCCGATCTTTTTCGATGACTGGAGCGCCAGGGAACAGCAGATTCCGCTTGCCGAGGGGTTCCGGAGCGTGGCGCTCGCCCCCTACTTCCGGGGCGGACAGCCCCACGCCATGCTCACGGTGGCGTTCGGCCGCGCCGAGGCCTGGACCGAACAGCGGCGGCAACTCTTTATCTCGGTCCATCAGGCCTTGCTCAGCGCCCAGCAGCGCGAGATCCAGTCGGATTTCGAGGAACGCGAGCTGGGACTGCAGGCCTTCGTGAAGCTGACCGAGGCCATCGGCGTGGGGACGGACCATCTGGAAGCAGCCCAGCGGGCCCATGACCTGCTGCTGGAGTTGCTGCCCGGCTGGTCTTTCGGCTATTACGAGTTGCAGGGCGATCTGTGGAAGGCGCTGCTGGCCGACGTGCCAGACCCCACGCTGCGCCAGTTGCTGTACGACGGTCTGCCGGCCGACACGCCGGGCTTCCAGGCGGCGGTGCAGGCGGGCGGCCCGGTGTTCTTCGACCACTGGAACGCCGCCGAACAGGGGTTCGCCCATACCGAGGCTTACGGCGTGGCGGCCTTTTACCCCTACCTGCGCCGGGGGCGGCCCGTCGCCATGTTCGTGATCGGCTCCCAGCACGAACGCGTTTGGAAGTCACAGGACCGGGGGGTGTTCGAGGCCGTGGGCCGCAGCCTGGAACTGGCGCTGGAGCGGTCCTGGGCCGCCGCCGAACTGGAGCACAGTTACCGCCTGCTGCAGCGCAGCAATCTGGAACTCAAGGCCGCCAACCAGGAGCTGGAAGCCTTCGCGTACAGCGCCTCACACGACTTGCGGACCCCGGTGCGGCACGTCAAGGGCTTTACCGAACTGATCCGCCGCGCCCTGAATGGCGGCCACCCCGAGAAGGCCGCGCGGCCCCTGGAAGTGCTGGACGAGGCCGCCGATCAGATGACCCGCATGATCGACGCCATGCTGGACCTGTCGCGCAGCACCCGCCAGCCGCTGCTGCGCCAGGACGTCGCGCTGGGCCAGCTGGTGCAGGACGCCCGCCAGGACGTGCTTGACGAGCTGGAAGGCCGCCAGATCGAGTGGCGGCTGGGCGCGCTGCCCACCGTGCGGGGGGACCGCGCCACGCTGCGGCAGGTCATGACCAACCTGCTGAGCAACGCGGTCAAATTCACCCGCCGCCGCGAACACCCGGTCATCGAGGTCTGGACCGACGAGGACGAGGCCGGCTGGACGGTCTCGGTCCGGGACAACGGTGCGGGCTTCGATCCGGCGTATCAGGCCAAGCTGTTCGGTCCCTTTCAGCGCCTGCACCTGCAAAAAGACTTCGAGGGCACCGGGATCGGGCTGGCCACCGTACGGCGCATCATCCTGCGCCACGGGGGGCGCGTCGCCGCCAGCAGTGCGCCGGGGCAGGGGGCCACCTTCAGCTTCACCCTGCCGCGGGAAGTGCATGGGGAGCCGGAAGAGGATCCGCTGGCCCTGGGCGGCTAG
- a CDS encoding 16S rRNA (uracil(1498)-N(3))-methyltransferase — protein MTAPRIRVTALTPRMDLGPREARHLHVLRLRVGDALRVFDGQGAEAEAWIAELDAGRAVLTLGEALGGAAETPFPLTLAAALLKGDKLSDVVRAATELGVARVQLLVTARADARDIGAQKLLRLQRVAEEASKQSRRAVVPEVRAPLSLADFRWEGQLFVAQPGSASRIMALLDWGAPVTVLTGPEGGLTDAEVAELTGRGAHAVTLGPRILRAETAPVALLGAIAAAGGGED, from the coding sequence ATGACCGCCCCGCGCATCCGGGTGACGGCCCTGACACCCCGCATGGACCTCGGCCCGCGTGAGGCCCGTCATCTGCACGTCCTGCGGCTGCGGGTGGGCGACGCGCTGCGCGTGTTCGACGGGCAGGGTGCGGAAGCGGAAGCCTGGATCGCCGAACTCGACGCTGGCCGCGCCGTCCTGACCCTGGGCGAGGCGCTGGGCGGCGCGGCGGAAACCCCGTTTCCCCTGACGCTGGCGGCGGCACTCCTGAAGGGCGACAAGCTCTCGGACGTGGTGCGCGCCGCCACCGAGCTGGGCGTGGCGCGGGTGCAGTTGCTGGTCACCGCCCGCGCCGACGCCCGTGACATCGGGGCACAGAAGCTGCTGCGGTTGCAGCGGGTGGCCGAGGAGGCCAGCAAACAGTCGCGCCGCGCGGTGGTGCCCGAAGTGCGCGCTCCCCTGTCCCTGGCCGATTTCCGCTGGGAGGGGCAGTTGTTCGTGGCCCAGCCGGGATCGGCGAGCCGGATCATGGCCCTGCTGGACTGGGGCGCGCCCGTAACCGTGCTGACCGGCCCGGAGGGCGGCCTGACCGACGCCGAGGTGGCCGAACTCACCGGACGCGGCGCACACGCGGTCACGCTGGGGCCGCGCATTCTGCGGGCGGAAACGGCTCCGGTGGCGCTGCTGGGGGCCATCGCGGCAGCGGGCGGGGGAGAGGACTAG
- a CDS encoding 50S ribosomal protein L11 methyltransferase has protein sequence MLVYHLPGTFETREAHLDLLWEAGATGLEERAGLIRAYFDARAELDADIADGEWRDEAEQDWQAQFKATLRPVHAGRVTIVPPWLRHEVEDGQVPLIIEPGMAFGTGHHATTRMAVEALSALDLSGTRVLDVGTGSGVLAIAAALLGADHATGLDIDPLTIPIATENADINGVPTGRVTFAEGSLGLDDESDEVFDVLVANLYAELHDLLAGEYAAALRPGSPLILTGILTSKLDLVRAALDREGFGAVTVREDGEWALVTATLPNA, from the coding sequence ATGCTGGTCTACCACCTGCCTGGAACCTTTGAAACGCGCGAGGCGCATCTGGACCTGCTGTGGGAAGCGGGGGCGACGGGCCTGGAAGAACGCGCCGGGCTGATCCGCGCCTACTTCGACGCCCGCGCAGAACTGGACGCTGATATCGCGGACGGCGAGTGGCGCGACGAGGCCGAGCAGGACTGGCAGGCCCAGTTCAAGGCCACGCTGCGGCCAGTCCATGCGGGCCGTGTGACCATCGTGCCGCCGTGGCTGCGCCATGAGGTGGAAGACGGACAGGTGCCCCTGATCATCGAGCCGGGCATGGCCTTCGGGACCGGCCACCACGCCACCACGCGCATGGCGGTGGAGGCGCTGTCGGCCCTGGACCTGAGTGGCACACGGGTGCTGGACGTGGGCACCGGCAGCGGCGTCCTCGCCATCGCGGCGGCGCTGCTGGGCGCGGACCACGCCACCGGGCTGGACATCGATCCGCTGACCATTCCCATCGCCACCGAGAACGCGGACATCAACGGCGTGCCGACAGGCCGCGTGACCTTCGCGGAAGGCAGCCTGGGCCTGGATGACGAATCCGACGAGGTGTTCGACGTGCTGGTCGCCAACCTCTATGCCGAGTTGCACGATCTGCTGGCCGGCGAGTACGCCGCCGCGCTGCGCCCCGGCTCCCCGCTGATCCTGACCGGCATCCTGACGAGCAAGCTGGACCTCGTTCGCGCCGCCCTGGACCGTGAAGGCTTCGGGGCCGTCACCGTGCGCGAGGACGGCGAGTGGGCGCTGGTCACGGCCACGTTACCGAACGCATGA
- the proC gene encoding pyrroline-5-carboxylate reductase, producing the protein MELAIVGVGKLGLALLEGVTARGGIAPAQIGLIDANTARVQDIAARTGARVIAPADLGQAQRILISLQPRVFPETSEWLAQENAGYISTMAGVSVASLARRLGTQRVVRVMPNLAATIGLSQTAITGPREAADAGDLAFAHHLFGAVGDAYDLPEHLFNAFTGMSASGPAYAAVVAEALADGGVRMGLPRVLANELAAKLLVASGELLQRRAHPGMLKDEVASPGGTTIAGLAALEAAGVRGGLMHAVIEATRRGTELGLDQE; encoded by the coding sequence ATGGAACTTGCCATTGTCGGCGTCGGAAAACTGGGCCTGGCCCTGCTGGAGGGGGTGACAGCGCGCGGCGGCATCGCGCCCGCGCAGATCGGTCTGATCGACGCGAACACCGCCCGCGTGCAGGACATCGCCGCGCGCACCGGGGCGCGGGTCATCGCCCCGGCGGACCTGGGACAGGCCCAGCGCATCCTGATCAGCCTGCAACCGCGCGTGTTTCCCGAGACCAGCGAGTGGCTGGCGCAGGAAAACGCCGGGTACATCAGCACCATGGCCGGGGTCAGTGTGGCGAGCCTGGCGCGGCGGCTGGGCACGCAGCGGGTGGTGCGCGTGATGCCCAATCTGGCCGCCACCATCGGGCTGTCGCAGACCGCCATCACCGGGCCGCGCGAGGCCGCCGATGCGGGCGACTTGGCCTTCGCGCACCACCTGTTCGGGGCGGTGGGCGACGCCTATGACCTGCCCGAACACCTGTTCAACGCCTTTACCGGCATGAGCGCCTCTGGCCCGGCCTACGCCGCCGTGGTGGCCGAGGCGCTGGCCGACGGCGGCGTCCGCATGGGCCTGCCACGCGTGCTGGCCAACGAACTGGCGGCCAAACTGCTGGTGGCCAGCGGCGAACTGCTGCAACGCCGCGCCCACCCCGGCATGCTCAAGGACGAGGTGGCCTCGCCCGGCGGCACCACCATCGCCGGACTGGCGGCGCTGGAAGCGGCGGGCGTGCGCGGCGGCCTGATGCACGCGGTGATCGAGGCCACCCGGCGCGGCACCGAACTGGGACTGGACCAGGAATAG
- the pyrE gene encoding orotate phosphoribosyltransferase → MDVLALYRQAGAYHEGHFLLASGRHSPKFLQSTTVLQYPHLTGQIAAAMAQKLMDAGVQASLLIGPAMGGVVLAYEVARHYGGDDVRAIFAEKDGQGGMKIREAFTVAPGEPFIAVEDVLTTGGSVLKAVRAAEAAGGKCAAIACIVDRRAVDGPLDGHPLVSLTRLVFDTYPPDEVPDWLAELPLQEI, encoded by the coding sequence ATGGACGTTCTCGCGCTGTACCGTCAGGCCGGGGCCTACCACGAGGGGCATTTTCTGCTCGCCAGTGGCCGCCACAGCCCCAAATTCCTGCAAAGCACCACTGTGCTGCAATACCCGCACCTGACCGGCCAGATCGCCGCCGCGATGGCCCAGAAACTCATGGACGCGGGCGTGCAGGCCAGCCTGCTGATCGGTCCCGCGATGGGCGGCGTGGTGCTGGCCTACGAGGTGGCGCGGCATTACGGCGGCGACGACGTCCGAGCCATTTTTGCCGAGAAGGACGGGCAGGGCGGCATGAAGATCCGGGAGGCGTTCACGGTGGCGCCGGGTGAGCCGTTCATCGCCGTGGAGGACGTGCTGACCACCGGGGGCAGCGTCCTGAAAGCCGTGCGCGCCGCCGAGGCCGCCGGGGGCAAATGCGCGGCCATCGCCTGCATCGTGGACCGCCGCGCCGTGGACGGCCCGCTGGACGGCCATCCGCTGGTGTCGCTGACCCGGCTGGTCTTCGACACCTACCCGCCGGACGAGGTGCCGGACTGGCTGGCCGAGCTACCGCTGCAGGAGATCTGA
- a CDS encoding EamA family transporter, translated as MRRPSLPPIPALLLSMLSIQAGAAYAKTLFPLIGPLGTTGLRVGLAAGILMVIFRPNLRLLTRRDWQAVIPYGAVLGLMNLTYYLSLERLPLAIAVTLEFLGPLLLAAALSRRALDFLWVALAGAGIWLISPHGTAGALDPIGVALALVAGAFWAAYILLGGAVGRRLPGTTGVAVGMLVAAAVCVPFGVAQAGTALLAPGVLLTGLGVAALSSALPYSLEMRALRLVPPRVFGVMMSVEPAMGAVCGLLFLGEALLGLQWLAIACVILASAGINLTTPRPVPVVEPVN; from the coding sequence ATGCGCCGCCCTTCCCTTCCCCCCATTCCGGCGCTGCTGCTGTCCATGCTGAGCATTCAGGCGGGCGCGGCCTACGCCAAAACGCTGTTCCCGCTGATCGGCCCGCTGGGCACCACCGGGCTGCGCGTGGGGCTGGCCGCCGGCATCCTGATGGTGATTTTCCGGCCCAACCTGCGCCTGCTGACACGGCGCGACTGGCAGGCTGTGATTCCCTACGGCGCGGTGCTGGGCCTGATGAACCTGACGTATTACCTGTCGCTGGAGCGGCTGCCGCTGGCGATTGCCGTGACGCTGGAATTCCTGGGGCCTTTGTTGCTGGCGGCGGCGCTGTCGCGGCGGGCGCTGGACTTCCTGTGGGTGGCGCTGGCCGGGGCGGGCATCTGGCTGATCTCACCGCACGGCACCGCAGGCGCGCTCGATCCCATCGGCGTGGCGCTGGCGCTGGTGGCGGGAGCGTTCTGGGCCGCCTACATCCTGCTGGGCGGCGCGGTGGGGCGGCGGCTGCCCGGCACGACGGGCGTGGCGGTGGGGATGCTGGTGGCCGCCGCCGTGTGCGTGCCGTTCGGGGTGGCGCAGGCGGGCACAGCGCTGCTGGCTCCGGGCGTGCTGCTGACCGGCCTGGGCGTGGCCGCGCTGTCCAGCGCCCTGCCCTACAGCCTGGAGATGCGCGCCCTGCGGCTGGTGCCCCCACGCGTCTTCGGCGTGATGATGAGCGTCGAGCCCGCGATGGGCGCCGTGTGCGGCCTGCTGTTTCTGGGCGAGGCGCTGCTGGGCCTGCAATGGCTCGCGATTGCCTGCGTGATTCTGGCCAGCGCGGGCATCAACCTGACCACGCCGCGCCCGGTGCCCGTGGTGGAGCCGGTGAACTAG
- a CDS encoding methyltransferase domain-containing protein yields MTWNPDQYHRFKEARSAPARDLQAMLPDGPYREIVDLGCGTGEQAAALAARFPAARVLGLDSSPEMLARAREHSAPNLRFEGGTILELDGTYDLMYSNAALQWLPDHPTLLARLWPRLRPGGVLAVQVPANHDHASHRLLSATADDFRAELGGFTRFGPAHGASPVLTPAAYAETLDALGATDITALSRVYPVVLDGAAGLLDWTRGTALVPYLSRLDTETGRRFEAAYLQKLTDAFPGERVFYAFTRVLFVARKPT; encoded by the coding sequence ATGACCTGGAACCCGGATCAGTACCACCGTTTCAAAGAGGCCCGCAGCGCCCCCGCCCGCGATCTTCAGGCGATGCTGCCGGACGGGCCTTACCGCGAGATCGTCGATCTGGGCTGCGGGACGGGCGAGCAGGCCGCCGCGCTGGCCGCCCGTTTTCCGGCGGCGCGGGTGCTGGGCCTGGACAGCAGCCCGGAGATGCTGGCGCGGGCGCGGGAACACAGTGCCCCCAACCTGCGCTTCGAGGGGGGAACTATCCTCGAACTGGACGGCACCTACGATCTGATGTATTCCAACGCGGCGCTGCAGTGGCTGCCCGATCACCCCACGTTGCTGGCCCGCCTGTGGCCGCGCCTGCGCCCCGGCGGCGTGCTGGCGGTGCAGGTGCCCGCCAACCATGATCACGCCTCGCACCGCCTGCTGTCGGCAACGGCGGATGACTTCCGCGCTGAACTGGGCGGCTTCACGCGCTTCGGCCCGGCGCATGGAGCCTCGCCGGTCTTGACGCCCGCCGCCTACGCCGAGACGCTGGACGCGCTGGGGGCCACGGACATCACGGCCCTCAGCCGGGTCTACCCGGTGGTGCTGGACGGCGCGGCGGGCCTGCTGGACTGGACGCGCGGCACGGCGCTGGTGCCGTACCTCTCGCGGCTGGATACAGAGACCGGGCGGCGGTTTGAGGCGGCGTACCTCCAGAAATTGACGGACGCCTTTCCCGGCGAGCGGGTGTTCTACGCCTTCACGCGGGTGTTGTTCGTGGCCCGCAAACCCACCTGA
- a CDS encoding 5'-methylthioadenosine/adenosylhomocysteine nucleosidase, with protein sequence MLAIIGAMDEEIELLLGDLQGRQELAYPGATLYRGQLDGTDILLTRGGIGKVNAALTTAHLLAAGATRLIFTGVAGGVHPDLRVGDIVVSTDCVQHDVDVTALGYALGTVPGEAPAWAADKTLRAAAVAAAGEVSGVRVIEGRVASGDQFIASPEGVRRLQTVFDAACAEMEGAAVAQVCAKASVPFVIIRSVSDTADGSAGVDYREFMPQVARHAKAVVRGMLARLSPAADDDT encoded by the coding sequence ATGTTGGCAATTATCGGCGCGATGGACGAAGAAATCGAGTTGTTGCTGGGTGATCTGCAGGGGCGTCAGGAGCTGGCCTACCCCGGCGCCACGCTGTACCGGGGACAGCTGGACGGCACGGACATCCTGCTCACGCGCGGCGGCATCGGCAAGGTGAACGCGGCCCTGACCACCGCGCATCTGCTGGCGGCGGGGGCCACGCGCCTCATCTTTACCGGGGTGGCCGGGGGCGTGCACCCTGACCTGCGGGTGGGCGACATCGTGGTCAGCACCGATTGCGTGCAGCACGACGTGGACGTGACCGCGCTGGGGTACGCGCTGGGCACTGTGCCGGGGGAAGCGCCCGCCTGGGCCGCCGACAAGACGTTGCGGGCGGCGGCCGTGGCAGCAGCAGGTGAGGTGTCCGGGGTGCGCGTGATCGAGGGCCGGGTTGCCAGTGGGGATCAGTTCATCGCCTCGCCGGAGGGGGTGCGGCGGCTGCAAACGGTCTTCGACGCCGCCTGCGCCGAGATGGAGGGGGCCGCCGTCGCGCAGGTGTGCGCCAAGGCGAGCGTGCCCTTCGTGATCATCCGCAGCGTCAGCGATACGGCGGACGGCAGCGCGGGCGTGGACTACCGAGAGTTCATGCCGCAGGTGGCCCGCCACGCCAAGGCCGTGGTGCGCGGCATGCTGGCCCGCCTGAGCCCCGCCGCTGATGACGACACCTGA